The Populus trichocarpa isolate Nisqually-1 chromosome 2, P.trichocarpa_v4.1, whole genome shotgun sequence genome has a window encoding:
- the LOC7497225 gene encoding heavy metal-associated isoprenylated plant protein 39 isoform X1 has product MKKFVLKLDLHDDKSKQKAMKTVSTLSGIDSIAMDMKAKKLTVIGTVDPVSVVSKLRKYWQADIISVGPAKEPEPEKKEEAKKEEPKKEEEAKKEEPKKEEAKPEEAKKEEPKKEEEKKEEEKKKEAAPPPDPVMELVKAYRAYNPQMTTYYYAQSIEENPNACVIC; this is encoded by the exons ATGAAG AAGTTTGTGTTGAAGTTGGACTTGCATGATGACAAATCCAAGCAAAAGGCTATGAAGACAGTGTCTACTCTTTCAG GAATTGATTCCATTGCCATGGACATGAAGGCAAAGAAACTGACTGTGATAGGAACAGTTGATCCTGTAAGCGTAGTCAgcaaattgagaaaatattggCAAGCAGATATTATCTCAGTAGGGCCTGCGAAAGAGCCTGAGCCTGAGAAGAAAGAGGAGGCTAAGAAAGAGGAACCCAAGAAAGAGGAGGAGGCAAAGAAAGAGGAACCTAAGAAGGAAGAAGCTAAGCCAGAGGAAGCCAAGAAAGAAGAAcccaaaaaagaagaggagaagaaggaagaagagaaaaagaaagaagcagcACCACCACCAGACCCAGTTATGGAGCTTGTCAAGGCCTACAGAGCTTACAATCCTCAAATGACCACATATTACTATGCCCAAAGCATAGAAGAGAATCCAAATGCTTGTGTTATCTGTTAA
- the LOC7497225 gene encoding heavy metal-associated isoprenylated plant protein 39 isoform X2 yields MKTVSTLSGIDSIAMDMKAKKLTVIGTVDPVSVVSKLRKYWQADIISVGPAKEPEPEKKEEAKKEEPKKEEEAKKEEPKKEEAKPEEAKKEEPKKEEEKKEEEKKKEAAPPPDPVMELVKAYRAYNPQMTTYYYAQSIEENPNACVIC; encoded by the exons ATGAAGACAGTGTCTACTCTTTCAG GAATTGATTCCATTGCCATGGACATGAAGGCAAAGAAACTGACTGTGATAGGAACAGTTGATCCTGTAAGCGTAGTCAgcaaattgagaaaatattggCAAGCAGATATTATCTCAGTAGGGCCTGCGAAAGAGCCTGAGCCTGAGAAGAAAGAGGAGGCTAAGAAAGAGGAACCCAAGAAAGAGGAGGAGGCAAAGAAAGAGGAACCTAAGAAGGAAGAAGCTAAGCCAGAGGAAGCCAAGAAAGAAGAAcccaaaaaagaagaggagaagaaggaagaagagaaaaagaaagaagcagcACCACCACCAGACCCAGTTATGGAGCTTGTCAAGGCCTACAGAGCTTACAATCCTCAAATGACCACATATTACTATGCCCAAAGCATAGAAGAGAATCCAAATGCTTGTGTTATCTGTTAA